One genomic segment of Hordeum vulgare subsp. vulgare chromosome 2H, MorexV3_pseudomolecules_assembly, whole genome shotgun sequence includes these proteins:
- the LOC123424488 gene encoding vacuolar protein-sorting-associated protein 33 homolog translates to MAQIPNLDNAPLNLTALREQSQKELLSIIKSIRGKKCLVIDPKLAGTLSLILQTSVLKEYGTELRILSADPLQTECPKVVYLVRSQLNFMKFVANQIKNDESKGLQREYHLYFVPRRIVACEKILEEEKVHQKLTIGEYPLYLVPLDEDVLSLELDYSLQECLIEGDTSSVWHVAKAIHKLEFAFGVIPNIRAKGVASTKAAELLNHMQLEDPVSMDNMGIPEIDTVILLDREVDMVTPMCSQLTYEGLLDEMLEIHNGSVEVDASIMGAQQDGKKVKVPLNSSDKLYKEIRDLNLHVVVQVVRQKATSIQQDYAEVKSTNTQSVSELKDFVKRLHSLPEIARHVNLAQHLQSFAAKPAFHARVEIEQIILEAQTYETCYEYIEEIIQKQEPIETVLRLLVLFSLTNAGLPKKNFDYLRREILHSYGFEHMPLLYNLEKAGLVKRQESRTNWPVISRALQLIVDIKDPENPDDIAYIFAGYAPLSIRLVQHAVRSGWRSIEELLKLLPGPHLDFKRGISTISSSELLPGSGSQQSTDRVGHRSLVLVVFIGGVTSAEIAALRFLSAQEGMGYDFLVATTKVITGNTLLRPIIASSKEGMI, encoded by the exons ATGGCACAGATTCCAAACCTCGATAACGCCCCGCTCAACCTTACCGCCCTCAG GGAGCAGTCACAGAAGGAACTTCTCAGCATAATCAAGAGT ATTAGGGGGAAGAAGTGTCTGGTCATTGATCCGAAGCTTGCGGGTACCCTCTCACTGATCCTGCAGACCTCGGTGCTAAAG GAATATGGCACGGAGCTGCGGATCCTCTCTGCTGACCCTCTGCAGACAGAATGCCCCAAAGTGGTGTATCTTGTTCGCTCCCAGTTGAACTTCATGAAATTTGTGGCAAATCAAATTAAGAATGACGAATCCAAAGGGCTCCAGAGGGAATACCACCTCTATTTTGTACCACGCCGTATAGTTGCCTGTGAGAAG ATTCTAGAGgaagaaaaagttcatcaaaagttGACAATCGGAGAATATCCCTTGTATCTAGTTCCTTTGGACGAGGATGTCCTTTCTTTGGAGCTTGACTATTCCTTGCAG GAATGCCTTATTGAAGGAGATACAAGTTCTGTCTGGCATGTTGCAAAAGCTATCCATAAGTTAGAG TTTGCCTTTGGGGTTATCCCCAATATTAGAGCCAAGGGTGTAGCATCAACCAAAGCTGCAGAATTGCTGAACCATATGCAACTCGAAGACCCGGTCAGCATGGATAAT ATGGGGATTCCAGAGATAGACACCGTTATTTTGCTAGATAGAGAG GTGGATATGGTGACACCAATGTGCTCTCAGCTAACGTATGAAGGTCTATTAGACGAG ATGTTGGAAATTCATAATGGGTCTGTGGAAGTTGACGCCAGCATTATGGGTGCTCAACAAGATGGAAAAAAGGTCAAGGTTCCACTCAATTCAAG TGATAAGTTGTACAAGGAGATTCGAGACCTCAACTTGCATGTTGTAGTCCAG GTCGTTCGCCAAAAGGCAACGTCTATTCAGCAAGATTATGCAGAAGTAAAATCAACGAAT ACACAGTCGGTTTCTGAGCTGAAGGATTTTGTGAAGAGGTTACACTCGCTACCGGAGATAGCT AGGCATGTTAATTTGGCTCAACATTTGCAATCATTTGCGGCAAAACCCGCATTTCATGCCCGAGTAGAGATTGAGCAAATAATACTGGAGGCGCAGACCTATGAAAC GTGTTACGAATACATTGAGGAGATTATACAGAAGCAAGAGCCTATTGAAACTGTACTTCGCCTTCTAgtattattttcccttacaaatgCTGGGTTGCCGAAGAAGAATTTCGACTACTTGAG GCGCGAAATACTTCACAGTTATGGCTTTGAGCACATGCCCTTGTTATACAATCTGGAAAAAGCTGGCCTTGTTAAAAGGCAG GAATCGAGGACTAATTGGCCTGTTATTAGCAGAGCTCTCCAGCTTATAGTTGATATAAAGGATCCTGAAAA CCCTGATGATATAGCATACATCTTTGCTGGATATGCACCTCTTAGTATTCGCCTTGTTCAGCATGCAGTGAGGTCTGGATG GCGATCTATTGAAGAACTGTTGAAATTATTGCCAGGTCCTCATTTGGATTTCAAAAGA GGTATCTCGACCATTAGTTCATCAGAATTACTACCAGGTTCCGGGTCACAACAGAGTACCGACAG GGTTGGTCATCGCTCCCTGGTTCTGGTTGTATTTATTGGTGGTGTCACATCTGCTGAGATTGCTGCACTTCGGTTTCTTAGTGCACAG GAAGGAATGGGCTATGACTTCCTGGTTGCAACAACAAAGGTTATCACTGGCAACACATTACTGAGACCAATTATAGCCAGCAGCAAAGAGGGAATGATTTAG